A single window of Candidatus Ozemobacteraceae bacterium DNA harbors:
- the era gene encoding GTPase Era: MSEGNKETRFGAVGVFGRANAGKSTLVNALVGEKVSIVSKRPQTTRRRILGILTEGVSQVVFCDTPGLHAIKNRLDAFMAREIEATAEGLQGALYLVDLTDISPEEDAAHLKDLLAWLGSDVPLYLVLTKLDERKKADPDGVAKEYAAFASFAGTFSVSAEKGTGLGRLKKAVFDVLVPSPHAYDGELFTSQTEREIAEETIREVILEKYYHEVPHSVAVLVEQFKERENGKTFIEAHLVIERESHRKILLGHEGEGIKAIGSLARERLNGILGRDIYLQLWIKVRPNWRKQDAWVRNLGYRDR; encoded by the coding sequence ATGAGCGAAGGAAACAAGGAAACCAGATTCGGCGCCGTCGGCGTCTTCGGCCGGGCGAACGCCGGCAAGTCGACGCTGGTGAACGCCCTCGTGGGCGAGAAAGTGTCGATCGTCTCGAAACGCCCGCAGACCACGCGGCGCAGGATCCTCGGCATCCTTACGGAAGGGGTCTCGCAGGTCGTCTTCTGCGACACGCCGGGCCTTCACGCGATCAAAAATCGCCTCGACGCCTTCATGGCGCGCGAGATCGAGGCGACCGCCGAGGGGCTCCAGGGTGCGTTGTATCTGGTCGATCTGACGGACATCAGCCCCGAAGAGGATGCGGCCCATCTGAAGGATCTCCTTGCCTGGCTCGGGAGCGATGTGCCGCTGTATCTGGTCCTGACGAAACTCGACGAGCGGAAAAAAGCCGATCCCGACGGCGTCGCCAAAGAATACGCGGCGTTCGCGTCGTTCGCAGGCACGTTCAGCGTATCGGCGGAAAAAGGCACCGGTCTCGGCCGGCTGAAGAAAGCCGTGTTCGACGTGCTCGTGCCGAGCCCGCACGCCTACGACGGCGAACTTTTCACGTCCCAGACCGAGCGGGAGATCGCCGAGGAGACGATCCGCGAGGTCATTCTCGAGAAGTATTATCACGAGGTTCCTCACTCGGTTGCCGTGCTGGTCGAGCAGTTCAAGGAGCGGGAGAACGGAAAGACGTTCATCGAGGCCCATCTCGTCATCGAACGGGAAAGTCACCGCAAGATCCTTCTCGGTCACGAGGGAGAAGGAATCAAGGCGATCGGTTCTCTCGCCCGCGAACGGTTGAACGGGATTCTCGGGCGTGATATTTATTTACAGCTTTGGATCAAGGTGCGCCCGAACTGGCGCAAGCAGGATGCCTGGGTCCGGAACCTGGGTTATCGCGACCGGTGA
- a CDS encoding HEAT repeat domain-containing protein, with the protein MNSILMVVVAVIVILLVFVMFSLDDQEEYTVDENPARPESEDAGAMNAASAAAGQAGGAPNEPPGVSREAGVDVPPQAVSAAARQRRFKAEQAGDARSLADIDSVQVGSEEDLRYRLLLDDQVPPPTEVSVKQGVAVIVQIRLPEELQTDQETWAQTLASVEAILSPEKAPFPYSVYLTSQFDHLWLFGIDEERDDPVFEAIVCAFDAVRRFKKALESQPALQAARARLSVGISSGKIARIKRGPLGPVSHAGKAVYTAEALSEVAGDFMIYVDDDVHRLAIPLFDFREWKPIKLRPALPPIPFYEVMGWNKKEEMFAFASHKESYARRAVAVAFRYLEFDDMGPLINLMNDADEKVVLETLATLAEIGDPRGMGMLKKILPEARDPMVRSGILKAFGGIGSSEVIPLLKASMKDAHWLVRYQAVLSMARLGGSDALKHIEELASDDDGAVRAAVHQVKYLETQNKADLDALNELLGDLSGRARKAAAEALIKIGTREALSMVARSFHQQEPGLCRHILRLLMECRSQSLYQTFLTLFQHSGEKLRPEIVAAVRRARLVG; encoded by the coding sequence ATGAACTCGATTCTCATGGTGGTTGTCGCCGTTATCGTTATTCTGCTGGTCTTTGTCATGTTTTCCCTTGACGACCAGGAAGAGTATACGGTCGACGAGAATCCGGCCCGGCCCGAATCCGAAGACGCCGGCGCGATGAACGCCGCATCGGCGGCGGCTGGACAGGCAGGAGGGGCGCCGAACGAACCGCCGGGCGTGTCCCGGGAGGCGGGTGTCGACGTTCCCCCGCAGGCCGTTTCGGCCGCGGCGCGACAACGCCGGTTCAAGGCGGAACAGGCCGGGGACGCACGTTCCCTGGCCGATATCGACAGCGTCCAGGTCGGCTCGGAAGAGGATCTGAGATATCGTCTCCTCCTCGATGACCAGGTGCCGCCGCCCACCGAGGTTTCCGTGAAACAGGGCGTGGCCGTCATCGTCCAGATCCGGCTTCCGGAGGAGCTCCAGACCGACCAGGAAACCTGGGCCCAGACCTTGGCGAGCGTCGAGGCGATCCTGTCGCCCGAGAAGGCGCCGTTCCCCTACAGCGTCTACCTGACCAGTCAATTCGACCACCTGTGGCTGTTCGGCATCGACGAGGAGCGTGACGACCCGGTGTTCGAAGCGATCGTCTGCGCGTTCGATGCCGTACGTCGGTTCAAGAAGGCTCTCGAGTCCCAGCCCGCCCTCCAGGCGGCCAGAGCCAGACTCTCCGTCGGCATTTCCAGCGGAAAAATCGCCCGCATCAAGCGCGGCCCGCTCGGTCCCGTTTCCCATGCGGGAAAGGCGGTCTATACGGCCGAGGCGCTTTCCGAGGTCGCCGGCGATTTCATGATCTACGTGGATGACGACGTCCACCGCCTCGCCATTCCGCTGTTCGACTTCCGCGAGTGGAAACCGATCAAACTGCGGCCGGCGCTTCCGCCGATCCCGTTCTACGAAGTCATGGGCTGGAACAAGAAGGAAGAGATGTTCGCCTTCGCCTCGCACAAGGAATCCTACGCGCGCCGAGCCGTCGCCGTGGCGTTCCGATATCTCGAGTTCGACGATATGGGACCGCTGATCAACCTGATGAACGACGCCGACGAGAAGGTTGTTCTCGAGACCCTCGCAACCCTCGCCGAGATCGGCGACCCCCGCGGCATGGGGATGCTCAAGAAGATCCTTCCCGAAGCCCGCGACCCGATGGTGCGGAGCGGCATTCTCAAAGCGTTCGGCGGGATCGGCAGTTCCGAGGTGATCCCCTTGCTGAAGGCGTCGATGAAGGATGCCCACTGGCTGGTGCGCTACCAGGCGGTGCTCTCGATGGCCCGTCTCGGCGGTAGCGATGCGCTCAAGCACATCGAGGAACTGGCGAGTGACGACGACGGCGCCGTCCGGGCCGCGGTCCATCAGGTGAAATACCTGGAAACCCAGAACAAGGCCGATCTCGATGCCCTCAACGAGCTGCTGGGCGATCTTTCGGGCCGGGCGCGCAAGGCCGCCGCCGAAGCTCTGATCAAGATCGGCACCCGCGAAGCCCTCTCGATGGTCGCGCGGTCCTTCCATCAGCAGGAACCGGGCCTGTGCAGGCACATCCTCCGGCTTCTCATGGAATGCCGCTCGCAGAGCCTCTACCAGACGTTCCTCACGCTCTTCCAGCACTCGGGCGAGAAACTGCGGCCCGAAATCGTCGCGGCCGTGCGTCGCGCGCGGCTCGTGGGCTGA
- a CDS encoding sigma-54 dependent transcriptional regulator — MAIEILVVDDEDMIRWTLRESLEAEGYKIFDFPNGRDFIRYFSEKGGDIILLDVRLPDANGLDLLLEIKQLDPNVPVVVMTAFGDVETAVTAMKRGAYDYLSKPYNLAEVNLLIRKIVETSLLKNQLQYIRERVENNFAQILGDNLKIKQLRDHIAMAAQSDRTTVLIRGESGTGKELVARQIHQQSTRAGQPFIDVNAAAVTGTLLESELFGHEKGAFTDAQRQKKGFFELADRGTLFLDEIGDLDPNLQAKLLRVLQEKRFRRVGGSTDISVDVRIIAATNADLERAMEDGRLRRDLFYRLNVFTVFLPPLRERQDDILLLARAFLDQFRREFSKDISGFSPEACEILQKYAFPGNVRELKNIIERATLLETTNKIRPVSLPEEMRSWRGPAMTQAPVLPSDRPWKTPGFNLKEYVDSVEKRIVQDVIRECEGKKGEAAKLLGLTRFALRHQLKKHGLDEEG; from the coding sequence ATGGCCATTGAGATTCTCGTTGTCGACGATGAGGACATGATCCGGTGGACCCTCCGGGAGTCCCTGGAAGCCGAGGGCTACAAGATTTTCGATTTCCCGAACGGCCGGGATTTCATCCGCTACTTCTCTGAAAAAGGCGGAGATATTATATTGCTTGATGTTCGATTGCCGGACGCGAACGGCCTCGATCTCCTGCTGGAAATCAAGCAGCTCGATCCGAACGTTCCCGTCGTCGTGATGACGGCGTTCGGCGACGTCGAGACGGCCGTGACCGCGATGAAACGCGGGGCATACGATTATCTCTCCAAGCCCTACAACCTGGCGGAAGTGAATCTTCTCATCAGGAAGATCGTCGAGACGTCGCTGCTGAAAAATCAGCTGCAGTACATTCGCGAGCGTGTCGAAAACAACTTCGCGCAGATTCTCGGCGACAACCTGAAAATCAAGCAGCTGCGCGACCACATCGCGATGGCGGCCCAGAGCGACCGGACGACGGTGCTGATCCGGGGCGAGTCCGGAACCGGCAAGGAGCTGGTCGCCCGCCAGATCCACCAGCAGAGCACCCGGGCCGGCCAGCCTTTCATCGACGTGAACGCCGCCGCCGTTACAGGCACCCTGCTCGAATCCGAGTTGTTCGGTCACGAAAAAGGCGCGTTCACAGACGCCCAGCGGCAGAAAAAAGGCTTCTTCGAGCTGGCCGACAGGGGAACCCTCTTCCTCGACGAGATCGGCGATCTCGATCCGAATCTGCAGGCCAAGCTGCTGCGCGTCCTCCAGGAAAAACGCTTCCGGCGCGTTGGCGGCTCGACCGACATCTCGGTCGATGTCCGCATCATCGCCGCCACCAACGCCGATCTCGAGCGGGCCATGGAAGACGGTCGCCTGCGCCGCGACCTGTTCTACCGGCTGAACGTCTTCACCGTCTTCCTGCCTCCCCTTCGGGAACGCCAGGACGACATCCTGCTGCTCGCCCGCGCATTTCTCGACCAGTTCCGCCGCGAATTTTCGAAGGATATCTCCGGCTTTTCACCGGAGGCCTGCGAGATCCTTCAGAAATACGCGTTCCCGGGCAACGTGCGCGAGTTGAAGAACATCATCGAGCGTGCGACCCTTCTCGAAACGACGAACAAGATCAGACCCGTCAGCCTTCCCGAGGAAATGCGGAGCTGGCGTGGGCCCGCCATGACCCAGGCGCCTGTGTTGCCGTCCGACCGGCCCTGGAAAACCCCCGGGTTCAATCTCAAGGAATACGTGGATTCCGTTGAGAAACGGATCGTGCAGGACGTGATCAGGGAGTGCGAAGGCAAAAAAGGTGAGGCGGCCAAACTCCTCGGCTTGACCAGGTTCGCCCTGCGACACCAGTTGAAAAAGCACGGTCTCGATGAAGAGGGCTGA
- a CDS encoding PTS sugar transporter subunit IIA, translating into MISELLQENFINLDLDAGSKNDAIASLSTMLSSSGKVVDSTSFVRAVLDREKLGSTAIGSGIAIPHARANTVNEVSIAFARCGKGVDFNSVDGDPVHLIFLLAAPIESGSLYLKLLARISRLLRYQDLIEELKKAQTKEDVIRIIASKE; encoded by the coding sequence ATGATATCGGAACTGCTCCAGGAAAACTTCATCAATCTCGATCTCGACGCCGGTTCCAAGAACGATGCGATCGCGAGCCTCTCGACGATGCTTTCGTCATCGGGCAAGGTCGTAGATAGCACCTCCTTCGTTCGGGCCGTTCTCGACCGCGAGAAGCTCGGAAGTACCGCGATCGGTTCCGGGATCGCCATTCCTCACGCCCGTGCCAACACGGTCAACGAAGTGTCCATCGCTTTTGCCCGCTGTGGAAAAGGCGTCGACTTCAACTCCGTAGACGGTGACCCCGTTCATCTGATCTTCCTGCTTGCCGCACCCATCGAGTCCGGCAGCCTGTATCTCAAACTTCTGGCGCGCATCTCTCGCCTTCTTCGCTACCAGGATCTCATCGAAGAACTGAAGAAGGCTCAGACGAAAGAAGACGTCATCCGCATCATCGCGTCGAAGGAATGA
- a CDS encoding ATP-binding protein has translation MTLVQAYEAGESSTVSMSPEGLSVHMRIPAERMYMANAVLTLREICDHLCLSPERTNRVVLVLEEALMNSIEHAYNGDGGFIDLQFSIEGPEFVIVVEDFGNGMVHDVDIDSLEASDLLFERGRGLCIMKGISDRAVVQSSSRGTRATMLFQLHN, from the coding sequence ATGACGCTCGTTCAGGCATACGAAGCCGGCGAAAGCAGCACGGTCAGCATGTCCCCGGAGGGCCTGTCTGTTCACATGCGCATCCCTGCCGAACGGATGTACATGGCGAACGCGGTGCTGACGCTTCGCGAAATCTGCGACCATCTCTGCCTTTCCCCAGAACGCACCAACCGGGTCGTTCTGGTACTCGAAGAGGCGCTGATGAACTCGATCGAGCATGCCTACAACGGTGACGGCGGCTTCATCGATCTGCAGTTTTCGATCGAGGGTCCGGAATTCGTGATTGTCGTCGAAGACTTCGGCAACGGTATGGTCCATGACGTCGACATCGATTCGCTCGAGGCTTCCGATCTGCTGTTCGAGCGCGGGCGCGGACTGTGCATCATGAAAGGCATCTCCGACAGGGCCGTCGTCCAGTCGAGTTCCCGCGGCACGCGGGCCACGATGCTTTTTCAGCTCCACAACTGA
- the ndk gene encoding nucleoside-diphosphate kinase has product MTTDNIRERTFVLIKPDGIQRGKAGEIISRFESKGLKIVGMKMVRITGEQAERQYACHKGKAFYESLVAFMLSGPCLALVLEGRNAIDIVRKLMGATNPLAAEPGTIRGDMALDTKHNLVHGSDSQASVDLETPIYFAPSELFEYDLATRDWLYYT; this is encoded by the coding sequence ATGACCACAGACAACATCAGGGAACGAACCTTCGTTCTTATCAAGCCTGACGGCATCCAGCGCGGCAAAGCGGGAGAGATCATCTCCCGCTTTGAGTCTAAAGGGCTGAAAATCGTCGGCATGAAAATGGTTCGCATCACCGGCGAACAGGCCGAGCGCCAGTATGCCTGCCACAAGGGAAAGGCGTTCTACGAGTCGCTCGTCGCCTTCATGCTTTCCGGGCCGTGCCTGGCGCTTGTGCTCGAAGGCCGAAACGCCATCGATATTGTCCGCAAGCTGATGGGAGCGACCAATCCGCTCGCGGCCGAACCCGGCACCATCCGGGGCGATATGGCCCTGGACACCAAGCACAACCTCGTCCACGGTTCCGATTCGCAGGCCAGTGTCGACCTCGAAACGCCGATCTACTTCGCGCCGAGCGAACTCTTCGAATACGATCTCGCGACCAGGGACTGGCTGTATTACACCTGA
- a CDS encoding FapA family protein: MEPGTFLARELPGFSLSLTTNRLETEAYLSIESFPDSFDDKAACLTIQNALNERILFGLDRGFVTNELPRLIARRITFPPRKIATGIQPLDGEPAHIDILVPRPSMEHLTRPDGTLDFKTRDLFRSVSTDEIILVKRPATKGESGHSVFGKPIPAVPGKDKRVVAGRNVVLKSDGTNDIARAACEGQLTVESGMNSVTVHVTPVMVIPGDVDFGTGHISFKGSLVVRGSIRYGFSVTVTGNLRVDGMIEAGTRVTVGGDLDVGKGILGTAGKVEDKNEVKVFGNLRALYAENACLTVQGDLFLRSALNSRINVNGEVMIEKSLSGGELISFRSITAGELGNAVGVETRVSCGVSHTALSRLNLVVKIINDIRRQHYEAEKNLLFVKNFPEKLPPGKAEPLRTSLEHKVASLSDQITKLELKKADLALVLLEETRSTISAGVFRQGVILSIRASRMTIDSDRSLLTFYQKIPEERIEFTPYIPGSRKSTRPRP; this comes from the coding sequence ATGGAACCGGGAACCTTCCTCGCACGGGAACTTCCCGGTTTTTCCCTTTCCCTGACGACGAACCGGCTCGAGACGGAAGCCTACCTCTCTATCGAGTCGTTTCCCGATTCGTTCGATGACAAAGCCGCCTGTCTGACCATCCAGAACGCCCTCAACGAGCGCATCCTGTTCGGGCTCGATCGGGGTTTCGTCACGAACGAGCTTCCGCGCCTCATCGCACGGCGCATCACGTTTCCGCCGAGAAAAATAGCAACAGGAATACAACCGCTCGACGGCGAACCGGCGCATATCGACATCCTCGTGCCCCGGCCGTCGATGGAGCACCTGACGCGCCCGGACGGAACGCTGGACTTCAAGACGCGCGACCTGTTCCGCAGCGTCTCGACCGACGAGATCATCCTGGTGAAGCGGCCGGCCACGAAGGGCGAGTCGGGCCACTCGGTCTTCGGCAAGCCGATTCCCGCCGTTCCCGGCAAGGACAAACGGGTCGTGGCGGGGCGCAACGTCGTCCTGAAGTCCGACGGAACGAACGACATCGCCCGGGCGGCCTGCGAAGGCCAGCTGACCGTCGAGTCCGGGATGAACTCGGTCACGGTGCATGTCACTCCTGTCATGGTCATTCCGGGCGACGTCGATTTCGGTACCGGCCACATCAGCTTCAAGGGCTCGCTCGTCGTGCGCGGTTCGATCCGGTACGGGTTTTCCGTGACCGTGACCGGGAACCTGCGCGTCGACGGCATGATCGAGGCGGGCACCCGCGTCACCGTCGGGGGCGATCTCGACGTGGGCAAGGGCATTCTCGGCACGGCCGGGAAGGTCGAAGACAAGAACGAAGTGAAGGTGTTCGGCAACCTTCGCGCGCTGTACGCTGAAAACGCCTGCCTCACGGTGCAGGGCGACCTCTTCCTGCGCTCAGCCCTCAATTCGCGCATCAACGTGAACGGCGAGGTCATGATCGAAAAGTCGCTCAGCGGCGGCGAGCTCATCTCCTTCCGCTCGATCACCGCAGGCGAGCTGGGAAACGCCGTCGGCGTTGAAACCCGCGTCTCCTGCGGCGTTTCGCACACCGCCCTCAGCCGACTGAACCTGGTCGTGAAGATCATCAACGACATCCGGCGCCAGCATTACGAGGCCGAAAAGAACCTGCTGTTCGTGAAGAACTTTCCGGAAAAACTGCCGCCTGGCAAGGCGGAGCCGCTTCGGACCAGCCTCGAACACAAGGTCGCCAGCCTGAGCGACCAGATCACCAAGCTCGAACTGAAAAAAGCCGACCTCGCCCTCGTCCTGCTCGAGGAAACCCGCTCGACGATCTCGGCCGGCGTGTTCCGGCAGGGCGTCATTCTCTCGATCCGGGCATCGCGCATGACCATCGATTCGGACCGTTCACTCCTGACGTTTTACCAGAAAATCCCGGAGGAGCGGATCGAATTCACGCCTTACATCCCCGGCAGCAGGAAGTCGACCAGGCCGAGGCCCTGA
- a CDS encoding Ig-like domain-containing protein, with the protein MNRGIRAVVLGALLVGAGPALHASAAFGMQANAGQAVQVVKTVPADMASDVSATTPLTVEFGGALSQAFYQTINLNLFKNGQPVDGELFYNPSARQVMFKPKAGLQPGQMYTAQLSFGDGVSGTAEKMWNFRVSSSGSQRSAGAQNAVNAPMQAAGAAAMSAPMGGAAAARLLITNANMSSGVINPQNPLEVSFSEALDITSLKDAPVKLMCNRETVGVDYRLSRDLKTLTLVPRQPLKSGNEYGIAISQTLAGSSGARLPKNTIIPFRIGGSGSGSVDVVVPDNVLEEAPSDAALPVAAPARRQGLVNTASFDAPAADAYGDVAMQAAIPLKLVGMSPQSGAVVTNLSQPVTVAFNQEVRPETLNEFTFRVEDDFGPVPAKIQYLSGQKRAVLTPVGVLDANRSYRVIITQGVTDMTGRPLQNALAATFATTSPAAAPAMPEAFAAAPVRRAPAAAKQAAPRRAQPVMRETIQESRELEGFDDEAAPAGNNAAMEADADWSAPAPRKAARTAVPRKAAPREALSTFKVTGILPAANAEQVARNAKIVIHFSEPAQQSTVNPINISVFGRQERVEGRVSYDGRQKRAVFIPAAPLDADTQYKVLISDKIKSQSGEQLVARYSWQFTTQNERQARRATLARPRAAEADSAFYIPLADGRAPMPQSAAAARMTTSAGSAGTGFVYVPANHWVFKSLKRVISKGLLPGMPFYDASKVTRYEFASAVRSALDNLRSMSGQQKTKLRVGDLVELEQLIIAFRGELRSFSVDTAWFENFLSSQGVSIADVERRVGLNNGSRAG; encoded by the coding sequence ATGAACCGTGGAATTCGAGCCGTCGTCCTGGGAGCTCTGCTGGTAGGTGCCGGTCCCGCTCTGCACGCCTCAGCCGCGTTCGGTATGCAGGCGAACGCAGGCCAGGCGGTCCAGGTCGTCAAGACCGTTCCGGCAGATATGGCCTCCGACGTTTCGGCCACCACCCCCCTGACGGTCGAGTTCGGCGGGGCTCTTTCGCAGGCGTTCTACCAGACGATCAATCTCAACCTGTTCAAAAACGGCCAGCCCGTCGACGGCGAGCTGTTTTACAATCCCTCCGCCCGCCAGGTGATGTTCAAGCCCAAGGCAGGTCTTCAGCCGGGCCAGATGTACACCGCCCAGCTCAGTTTCGGCGACGGCGTGAGCGGAACGGCCGAGAAGATGTGGAACTTCCGCGTTTCTTCCTCCGGGAGCCAGCGCTCGGCCGGCGCGCAGAATGCCGTGAACGCTCCGATGCAGGCCGCCGGGGCTGCCGCGATGTCCGCCCCCATGGGCGGCGCAGCTGCGGCGAGACTGCTGATCACCAACGCAAACATGTCCAGCGGCGTGATCAACCCGCAGAATCCTCTCGAAGTCAGCTTCAGCGAAGCGCTTGACATCACTTCCCTCAAGGACGCCCCGGTGAAACTGATGTGTAACCGGGAAACGGTCGGCGTCGATTACCGCCTGTCGCGCGACCTGAAGACCCTGACGCTGGTTCCCCGCCAGCCCCTGAAGTCCGGCAACGAGTATGGCATCGCCATCAGCCAGACGCTCGCGGGAAGCTCGGGTGCCAGGCTTCCGAAGAACACCATCATTCCCTTCCGCATCGGCGGAAGCGGTTCTGGCAGCGTCGACGTGGTCGTTCCCGACAACGTTCTCGAGGAAGCGCCCAGCGACGCCGCTCTGCCGGTCGCTGCTCCGGCGCGCCGCCAGGGCCTGGTGAACACCGCATCGTTCGACGCCCCCGCGGCCGACGCCTACGGCGACGTCGCAATGCAGGCGGCGATTCCCCTGAAACTGGTCGGCATGTCGCCGCAAAGCGGCGCCGTCGTCACCAATCTCAGCCAACCGGTGACGGTGGCTTTCAACCAGGAAGTCCGGCCTGAAACCCTGAACGAGTTCACCTTCCGGGTCGAAGACGATTTCGGCCCGGTGCCCGCGAAGATCCAGTATCTGAGCGGCCAGAAACGCGCGGTGCTCACCCCCGTCGGCGTGCTCGACGCAAACCGCTCGTATCGCGTGATCATCACCCAGGGCGTGACCGACATGACCGGCCGCCCGCTGCAGAACGCCCTCGCCGCAACCTTCGCGACCACCTCGCCCGCCGCGGCTCCCGCCATGCCCGAAGCGTTTGCCGCGGCGCCCGTGCGCCGCGCGCCCGCCGCCGCGAAACAGGCGGCTCCCCGCCGCGCCCAACCGGTGATGCGCGAAACGATCCAGGAATCCAGGGAACTGGAAGGCTTCGATGACGAAGCGGCTCCCGCCGGGAACAACGCCGCCATGGAAGCGGACGCCGACTGGAGCGCCCCCGCTCCCCGCAAGGCGGCGAGAACCGCCGTTCCCCGCAAGGCTGCGCCCCGCGAAGCCCTCTCCACCTTCAAGGTGACCGGGATTCTGCCGGCGGCAAACGCCGAGCAGGTCGCCCGCAACGCCAAGATCGTCATTCACTTCAGCGAACCCGCCCAGCAGAGTACCGTGAACCCGATCAACATCTCGGTTTTCGGCCGCCAGGAGCGTGTCGAAGGGCGCGTGTCCTACGACGGCCGCCAGAAACGCGCAGTCTTCATTCCCGCCGCCCCTCTCGACGCGGATACGCAGTACAAGGTTCTCATCAGCGACAAGATCAAGAGCCAATCGGGCGAGCAACTCGTCGCCCGCTATTCGTGGCAGTTCACAACGCAGAACGAGCGCCAGGCCCGCAGAGCAACTCTCGCCCGGCCCCGTGCCGCCGAGGCCGACTCGGCGTTCTACATCCCGCTGGCCGATGGTCGCGCCCCGATGCCCCAGTCGGCCGCCGCCGCCCGTATGACCACGTCCGCCGGCTCGGCCGGAACCGGTTTCGTCTACGTGCCGGCGAACCACTGGGTGTTCAAGTCGCTCAAGCGCGTGATCTCGAAGGGGCTCCTGCCCGGCATGCCGTTCTACGATGCCTCGAAGGTGACCCGGTACGAGTTCGCGAGCGCCGTCCGGTCCGCTCTCGACAACCTGCGCTCCATGAGCGGCCAGCAGAAAACCAAGCTCCGGGTCGGCGACCTGGTCGAACTCGAGCAATTGATCATCGCGTTCCGCGGCGAACTGCGCTCGTTCAGCGTCGATACGGCCTGGTTCGAGAACTTCCTGTCCAGCCAGGGCGTCAGCATCGCCGACGTCGAACGGCGGGTCGGCCTGAACAACGGCTCGCGGGCCGGCTGA